A portion of the Brockia lithotrophica genome contains these proteins:
- a CDS encoding Endonuclease/Exonuclease/phosphatase family protein, with product MNGRFPKLIALFVVLFNVWTLFFAPAALAHPPAEGSRDGTHPIELHLVHTNDIHAKIADFAKLARFVQDVRTREPYALFLDVGDQFSGDAVVDLAKGRPMVELMNAVHLDAMVVGNHDFDYGPEETQARRAESTYPWLAANVHVRDPAATPVAPFAPYVVFRWDSAGRVERIVGNPGDRDRDFGRETARLTVGVLAVTQSPPATAPKNVVGLEFEPYIPAVERYLWLRDRVDVLILATHVGYPDDRILAEHFGTTFDLIVGAHSHTRLDKPVWVNGVPVVQTGAHLENIGHTVLTVDPGARRVVHVDGNLVPLASLTDADPQIQAIVDRATEDVRSFLEEVVGISQHGLSQAGKTCGDTPLGNFWTDAMRHYLRDLDPAPDIAFMNGGGIRGDLAPGPITRGDLYRIEPFANQLTVIDLPGRALEEILRYSYTRDGRNSVDLQVSGMRYTLVTDAQGNLLDVHMEIGGKPVDPDRIYRVVVPDYIGTGGSGYPFPRLGEIRFTMVGLVTQALEEYARHLMDTRGSVDADKEGRIRIEVRADAEEPELASVRTVREAPEGTPVRTRGVVTTPLGAWGGKGFYLQDDTGGIYVYQANEEDIGPGDEVEVVGRTKVYNGELEIADLVRVTLVRRGAPLPAPRVVAPTPEDLAAHQGELVRLEGVRIENLKQVNKYGTFEFLAVGASGAGVLVRVDNRTGLDYARFTQELGLGEGDVLDVVGIASVYNGVYQLKPRGAGDVARHFEAVPAPPDAQRPGSPEPPSPPADVPPPQEAPGDGSDAGVLPPPSAPPGQVPPPQETPRERVTNLLDRLLARLTELFRLFCARLFGPLAPWVSFFAEGK from the coding sequence GTGAACGGGCGTTTTCCGAAGCTCATCGCGCTCTTCGTGGTCCTTTTCAACGTATGGACCTTGTTTTTTGCTCCGGCGGCGTTGGCGCACCCCCCTGCCGAAGGGAGCAGGGACGGAACCCACCCCATCGAGCTTCACCTCGTCCACACGAACGACATCCACGCCAAAATCGCGGACTTCGCGAAGCTCGCCCGCTTCGTGCAGGACGTGCGGACGCGGGAGCCGTATGCCCTCTTTCTCGACGTCGGCGACCAGTTCAGCGGCGACGCCGTCGTCGACCTCGCGAAGGGTAGGCCCATGGTGGAACTCATGAACGCCGTGCACCTCGACGCCATGGTCGTAGGGAACCACGACTTCGACTACGGCCCGGAAGAAACGCAGGCGCGGCGTGCGGAGTCGACCTACCCATGGCTCGCGGCCAACGTGCACGTCAGAGATCCGGCGGCGACGCCCGTCGCGCCCTTTGCGCCGTACGTCGTCTTCCGCTGGGATTCGGCGGGGCGCGTCGAGCGGATCGTGGGGAATCCCGGAGACCGAGACCGCGATTTCGGCCGGGAGACGGCCCGCCTCACCGTGGGCGTCCTCGCCGTGACCCAGTCACCCCCGGCCACGGCGCCCAAGAACGTCGTCGGACTGGAGTTCGAACCGTACATCCCGGCCGTCGAACGCTACCTCTGGCTCCGCGACCGCGTAGACGTCCTCATCCTCGCGACGCACGTCGGCTACCCCGACGACCGCATCCTCGCCGAGCACTTCGGGACCACCTTCGACCTCATCGTCGGGGCGCACAGCCACACCCGCTTGGACAAGCCCGTGTGGGTGAACGGCGTCCCCGTCGTCCAGACGGGGGCGCATCTGGAGAACATCGGCCACACGGTGCTCACCGTAGATCCCGGGGCGCGACGCGTCGTCCACGTGGATGGAAACCTCGTTCCCTTGGCCTCCCTCACCGATGCGGACCCCCAAATCCAGGCGATCGTCGATCGAGCCACGGAGGACGTACGCTCCTTTCTCGAGGAGGTCGTCGGCATCTCTCAACACGGCCTTTCCCAAGCGGGGAAGACGTGCGGGGACACCCCGCTCGGAAACTTCTGGACGGACGCCATGCGCCACTACCTGCGGGATCTCGACCCGGCGCCGGACATCGCCTTTATGAACGGCGGGGGAATCCGCGGGGACCTCGCCCCCGGGCCGATCACCCGGGGCGACCTGTACCGCATCGAGCCGTTTGCCAACCAACTCACCGTGATCGACCTTCCCGGGCGGGCGTTGGAGGAAATCCTCCGCTACTCGTACACGCGCGACGGCCGAAACTCCGTGGACCTTCAGGTGTCCGGCATGCGCTACACCTTGGTGACCGACGCGCAGGGGAACCTCTTGGACGTGCACATGGAAATCGGCGGAAAGCCCGTCGATCCGGACCGGATCTACCGCGTCGTCGTTCCGGACTACATCGGCACGGGGGGTTCCGGCTACCCCTTCCCGCGCCTGGGAGAGATCCGCTTTACGATGGTCGGCCTCGTGACCCAGGCGCTCGAAGAGTACGCACGCCACCTCATGGATACCCGGGGGAGCGTGGACGCGGACAAGGAAGGGCGGATTCGCATCGAGGTTCGGGCGGATGCCGAAGAGCCGGAACTCGCGAGCGTGCGCACCGTGCGGGAAGCGCCGGAGGGGACGCCGGTCCGCACGCGCGGCGTGGTGACGACGCCTTTGGGAGCGTGGGGAGGCAAGGGCTTTTACCTCCAGGACGATACGGGCGGCATCTACGTATACCAGGCGAACGAAGAGGACATCGGTCCCGGCGACGAGGTGGAAGTCGTGGGGCGGACCAAGGTGTACAACGGCGAGCTCGAGATCGCCGACCTCGTCCGCGTGACGCTCGTGCGCCGGGGTGCCCCCCTACCCGCACCTCGCGTCGTCGCGCCGACGCCGGAGGACCTCGCCGCCCACCAGGGGGAGCTCGTCCGGCTCGAAGGCGTACGGATCGAGAACCTAAAGCAGGTGAACAAGTACGGTACCTTCGAATTCCTTGCCGTGGGCGCATCCGGCGCGGGCGTCCTCGTCCGCGTGGACAACCGAACGGGTCTCGACTACGCCCGCTTCACCCAAGAGCTCGGCCTTGGGGAGGGAGACGTGCTGGACGTCGTCGGGATCGCCTCGGTCTACAACGGGGTGTATCAGCTCAAACCTCGGGGCGCAGGAGACGTCGCACGCCATTTCGAGGCCGTTCCCGCCCCGCCCGATGCCCAACGCCCGGGTTCGCCCGAACCCCCGTCTCCGCCTGCCGACGTTCCTCCTCCGCAGGAGGCTCCCGGCGACGGGTCCGATGCGGGAGTTCTTCCCCCTCCCTCTGCGCCGCCGGGCCAAGTCCCTCCTCCGCAGGAGACCCCGCGCGAGCGGGTGACGAACCTCTTAGACCGCCTTCTCGCCCGGTTGACGGAGCTCTTCCGCCTCTTCTGCGCGCGTCTCTTCGGCCCCTTGGCCCCGTGGGTTTCGTTCTTCGCGGAAGGGAAGTAG